A segment of the Kazachstania africana CBS 2517 chromosome 2, complete genome genome:
TCCTTTCTGGTATTTCCTGTGAGATCGCATCATCCATACCACTTTCTCCATCAGAATACACGTCTCCATTGTCCTCATTATCGGATAGATTGGATGATATTAATTCTTCCTCAAGCTCTTCATCTCTTGTAATACCCGTGTATTCTTCTGAggtgatgaaattaaaaaaatcacCAAAATAGTTCATCTTGACGTTCGCTAAATACCTTATTACAAACCCATAGCATTGTAATGTTGTGCCTCTACTTTCGCAGATAATGGAAATGGTATCAACATTGTCCACATCTAGTTCTGAATAGAGTAAGTATGAACCTTTAGCACTGAAATCATATGATCTACCGACTTCCTTATATTTCATGAATTCGTTTAATGTATTCCAAGGGGGTGTGTTTAATAATAACCTGAACATGGGTGTTGTGATATTGTATGTAATTTCGTTAAATTGTGCTGTAATATCTTCACTGGGTATTGTAACATTAATCAATAGGTCATCACCATGCAGCGACAGATAgcaattttcattaaaatctAGCGGGTTATTAACAATATTGTGATCATTCACGTTCAGATAAATGAAGTAAGCATCCATTTTCCAGTTAATAAAGGTTTCAGATGGTCTGAATAACTCATACGGTGTTGGTTCACCAGATGTAAAGTCTGTAAGTGTATCGGCAATCAATGTGATATGTTCTCTTAATAAAAAGGTTTCCAATTGGTTTGAATTCATATCAATTGTCCATGTAGCTCTGTCATTCCAAACCAAAGGATATGAAACGTCGATATCGAagtcaaaaaatttacatttcattaaaatatcatGATTTACACTTGATCTTATTTCATTTTGCGCGAGATGAATGTTAATGTCATTTTTGAATCCTTCCGTTGTAGGAACCAAAGCAAAGGTGAAATAAGCATaactttcttttgaaaatctcAAATCAATCCAACCAAAAGGTCTGTAATCGTCATTAGTTTCTTTATAATGCTTCAAGAATATATTGTCCTTACTTGGTTCTCTTGTTGCAATGCGCCATGTTGTATCATCCATTATAGATATCGAAAGCTTAGTGGCTGTGTATATTCTCGTAGAGCCTGGTACCCTTCTTTTAACTGGACTTTCTGTTCTCGATACTGCGGGTGCTAGCATTGAATGTATGAAATTCATCTGCCTTTGAGTCCATGGACCATAACATATCGATCCTCCGAATATTTGGATATCTAGTGAGTGCGTTGGTGGTGCGCCATTATTTCCAACATCAGGGCCATCGATTTCAGAATTTGTTGGATGTGCACCATGAGGTACACAACCTGGGATATCATATTCGTACGTGAAGATTGCTTTTGGACATTTTACTACACTACTAAATTTTGCATACTCATGATTTAAGAAATCGAATTGAATATCATCCAAATCATCAGTTGTaggttcaaaaattgttccTTTATATAGAGAAAGACCTTGCCACTTTTGAATAAACAAATCAGGTGGTTCGTTGcgttttttctttctctgaGTCAATCCTAATGGTCTTGTTATTATACCAGTTATTGGTGTGAATCTTTTCCATAGTCGTGACAGTTTGCCtctatcaattttgaattttagcaacatttcttctttgtatCCAATATTTGGTTTTACCGTCACAGCAAAATTGTGTGTCTCTATTGCAAGCTTCATTTTATACaaatctaatttttctttcgGTTGACAATAATCTATTATACCTGTACCATGTTCGCTGCTAATTATAACAAGGGACGGTGTAAACTTATTGCCAAAAGCTAAAGAAGCACGGTGTACCTCTATTTCTACTGGAAATGTCTGTAAAAATAGTGAGTCCTTATCGGATTTTGCCTGATCGAAAATTCTATCATTATTCTGATTATAGGTTGATTGTGAACTGTAGCCTGATTCAACAAAATCCTCGTCATTAAGCTTTGTGTCAGAATTGCTTTCACCGGTGCTACTATTTGCACCGTTTGTAGTCTTGCTCGAATAGCTCGAATGATCATTAAATATTTGTTCATCCAGAAACTTCTGAAACTTGATTCTTTCTTCCTTGGAGAATAAGTTAATTATATTGTCGTATGACCATGTCCTATTATAGACGAATATTTCGGCACCTTCACAATGCAACACGAATCTACACGGGAGttgttcatttttcttcatagTAACACCATTAGAATCTTTGCTTTCCAAATGGTATGATGGTTTTCTTGTTTTGAGGAGCCAGTATCTCCATGTCAGAGTACCCTGTAAGAGTGATATTGTGTAATCTTTATGTATAATGGttacatttttgaaaaatattcttccCCCTAGTAGAGATATTCGTAATGACTCTATATTTACTTTGATATGTGCTCTTTTCCAAAGGAGCCATTCCAATATGAGACTTGTAATGTATGCAATAGCCCTTCCAACGTAAAAAATCACACTTAGGCATAAAACAACTAGTAAAATCCAATCCAGAAGGAAGACCCAACTAAAATTTTTGCCCCCACTGATTGGAACAGATTGAAATTCTGAACTAGAGGCCATATCAGACTCAGACTGTGTGTTTATCAGAATCTCAGATGCCTTGACCACTTTATTTCCATCTAGTACTCTTTTTAAAAACAAATCGGAAAAGCTAAACCATGCGAAGcttcagaaaaaaaattgctgGATATGTTtacatacatatatgtGATTTTGATAACGCTCATTGAGCTAAAAGAccatttatatatttacaattaTTGTTTCTTAAGAGTTGTATTTTTCCATGAATTCTATGTGAAATTGCTTCCAACTATCGATCCATTCAATTCCTGGTGCTAAGAAAGTTGTTCTCAAATGGTACGTACCTGCGACTTGTCCAAATCCAGACCCCGGTACGGTACAAATACCTGTATGCTCTAGTAATTCCTTACAATAGAATTCGTCAGGAGATAGTTCTAGACGTTGCGCTTCTTGAATTGCACGGTAAGGTAAGTTCAATTTGGGGAAAAGATACATAGCACCATTTGGTTTTTGGCATTCAATACCATctaaagaattgaatgttTTCCAAAGTAACTCGGCTCTCTGTGACAATTGACTATGAATCGTTTTTCTTTGAGCTTGGTCTAGTGCAAATGATTCTTCACCTCTCTTTGGAGGAGAAACCATTAAGTCGACTAATGCTTGACCAGTAACGACAGGACAAAGTGAGATAGAGgctaatttcaaaattactTGTCTAACCTCGTGTGTAAAACCGATTATCTCCATGTAACCACCTCTTTGGCCACATTCACCGGATACACCTTTAGAAGTAGAATGTAATGATGCTAATTGtacattatcaaatttaccCGGGATTTCACGTTGTAAACGTCTTAAAACTCCTTTTACTGAATGGAACTTCATTCcatcaaatatattttcttggtACACTTCATCGGCAATGACTACGATACCGTACTTGGCCGCAATTTCCAAGATACTTACAATGGCTTCTTTAGATAAGACAGCACCTGTGGGGTTCCCGGGATTAATTACAACAAGAACGTCAGGCTTAATATTATCTTGGACGGCTTTCTTAATGACATTCTCAATTTCTATGGGATTTATTGACCACCCATTCATTTCATCTAGGAAATATGGTAAAGCATGCGAATTATTTAAGGCCAAAGTTGCAGTATATAGAGGATACTGTGGGATAGGAATCAAGACACCAGTTTTTTCACCTTTACAGAGGATGGAGAGTAAGTAGTTTACTGCAGCAGATGCACCTGCGGTTAAAAAGATATCCTCTGGATAAGCTGGCTCACCGCCATCTCTTTCTGTAAT
Coding sequences within it:
- the KAFR0B02730 gene encoding uncharacterized protein (similar to Saccharomyces cerevisiae YDR111C and YLR089C; ancestral locus Anc_8.263), coding for MTTLSISRRSSSLNAFFTKMSPSVTILPPNTYSYYSTKSFSNPKPRKHNLNFKPAGQLTIGDLNENVLKAKYAVRGKIPTRAEELKRQLAEKPNSLPFDKIINANIGNPQQLQQQPLSFYRQVLSLLQYPTLLHAIETKPGSSAVYKKDAILRAKKILKDIGGSVGAYSESQGVYGIRRTVANFITERDGGEPAYPEDIFLTAGASAAVNYLLSILCKGEKTGVLIPIPQYPLYTATLALNNSHALPYFLDEMNGWSINPIEIENVIKKAVQDNIKPDVLVVINPGNPTGAVLSKEAIVSILEIAAKYGIVVIADEVYQENIFDGMKFHSVKGVLRRLQREIPGKFDNVQLASLHSTSKGVSGECGQRGGYMEIIGFTHEVRQVILKLASISLCPVVTGQALVDLMVSPPKRGEESFALDQAQRKTIHSQLSQRAELLWKTFNSLDGIECQKPNGAMYLFPKLNLPYRAIQEAQRLELSPDEFYCKELLEHTGICTVPGSGFGQVAGTYHLRTTFLAPGIEWIDSWKQFHIEFMEKYNS